In Cellulosilyticum sp. I15G10I2, a genomic segment contains:
- a CDS encoding sigma factor-like helix-turn-helix DNA-binding protein: MTLNFCRKLWRSAWFRNTVPLQENSTFTIQEKSDIFYTVLELPAKYRIVIHLYYYENLSVKEMSTILHLKESTITSQLCRARNLLKEKLEGAYTYDFI; encoded by the coding sequence GTGACACTCAACTTCTGCAGAAAGCTTTGGCGTTCTGCTTGGTTTCGTAATACAGTTCCCCTGCAAGAAAACAGTACTTTTACGATTCAAGAAAAAAGTGATATCTTTTATACCGTTTTAGAATTACCTGCAAAATATCGTATAGTTATACATCTATACTACTATGAGAATTTATCAGTCAAGGAGATGAGTACTATACTTCATTTAAAAGAATCTACTATTACCTCACAGCTCTGCAGAGCTAGAAATCTCTTAAAAGAAAAGCTGGAAGGAGCATATACATATGATTTTATTTAA